In the genome of Ensifer adhaerens, one region contains:
- a CDS encoding amino acid ABC transporter substrate-binding protein, PAAT family has translation MAIAHLGRNATTKASQLARCLCLSTTLAVLATPALAEPLQLLTESYPPYNYQEDGVLKGISVDLLKAVMEDAGVDYTMKVQPWARAYGLALNTPGHCVFSTVHTPERDQLFEWVEPLFTTEAYLVRRVGANIHPANLEEARRYLVGTQLGDYTEALLKQAGFQRVDLTSEIDLSVKKLIAGRIDLMPMAASMVNSLQKQGVAIEPALILNVSLDSLACNRKTDPATLSRIRESLRKLIADGTRAGIFQRYKFIEGGLLR, from the coding sequence ATGGCGATCGCGCACCTCGGACGAAATGCCACCACGAAGGCTTCGCAGCTTGCCCGCTGCCTTTGTCTTTCGACCACCTTGGCCGTCTTGGCGACGCCCGCCCTTGCCGAGCCTCTACAGCTGCTCACCGAATCGTACCCGCCTTACAACTACCAGGAAGATGGAGTCCTCAAGGGCATTTCCGTCGATCTGCTGAAGGCGGTCATGGAGGACGCAGGCGTCGATTACACCATGAAGGTCCAGCCCTGGGCGCGCGCCTATGGACTGGCGCTGAACACGCCCGGGCATTGTGTCTTCTCCACCGTCCACACGCCCGAGCGCGACCAGCTCTTCGAGTGGGTGGAGCCCCTCTTCACCACAGAGGCCTATCTGGTGCGCAGGGTGGGAGCGAACATCCACCCCGCCAACCTGGAAGAAGCAAGGCGCTACCTTGTCGGAACGCAACTGGGCGATTACACCGAAGCCCTGCTCAAGCAGGCCGGCTTTCAGCGCGTTGACCTGACATCCGAAATCGATCTCAGCGTGAAGAAGCTGATAGCCGGCCGCATCGATCTCATGCCGATGGCCGCGTCCATGGTCAACAGTCTGCAAAAGCAGGGCGTGGCGATCGAGCCAGCCCTCATCCTCAATGTCAGCCTCGATTCGCTGGCCTGCAACAGGAAGACAGACCCGGCAACGCTCTCGCGTATCCGTGAAAGCCTCCGGAAACTCATCGCCGACGGAACACGCGCCGGCATCTTCCAGCGCTACAAGTTCATTGAAGGCGGACTTCTGCGCTGA
- a CDS encoding polar amino acid transport system substrate-binding protein — translation MTEITFPRAVLRLVFGVLAMAGTATAAEIRFVTENYPPFNYLEQGEITGTSAAQIRTLMRDANISYTMEIMPWARALALAEIETDFCVFTAVHNTERDGKFKWIEPLARSRTLLIRRRGSSVAPKTLEEAKAFTIGTQRGDFTDDLLRKNNFPKVDLATDLNLGLKKLMSGRIDLIPISEKYYERLKRDGVAVESVLTLDDSTYAIACNRNVPDTVIGRMQQALDKLIADGTQRRLLESYGVSMDDSASR, via the coding sequence ATGACTGAAATCACATTCCCCCGCGCCGTTCTGCGGCTTGTCTTCGGTGTCCTCGCCATGGCCGGGACGGCAACCGCCGCAGAAATCCGCTTCGTGACGGAGAACTATCCACCTTTCAATTACCTGGAACAGGGAGAGATCACCGGGACGTCCGCAGCGCAGATCAGGACGCTGATGAGGGACGCCAACATCTCCTACACGATGGAAATCATGCCATGGGCACGCGCTCTCGCGCTTGCCGAGATCGAGACCGATTTCTGTGTTTTCACGGCGGTTCACAACACCGAGCGCGACGGCAAGTTCAAGTGGATCGAGCCCCTCGCCAGGAGCCGCACGCTTCTCATACGCAGGCGTGGCTCAAGCGTCGCGCCGAAAACTCTGGAGGAGGCCAAGGCCTTCACGATCGGCACGCAACGCGGCGACTTCACGGACGACCTGCTCCGGAAGAACAATTTTCCGAAGGTCGATCTCGCTACCGATCTCAATCTCGGGCTGAAAAAGCTGATGAGCGGGCGGATAGACCTGATCCCCATTTCGGAAAAATATTACGAGAGATTGAAACGTGATGGCGTTGCGGTCGAATCCGTGCTGACATTGGATGACAGCACCTATGCCATTGCCTGCAACCGAAACGTGCCCGATACTGTGATAGGCCGCATGCAGCAGGCTCTGGACAAGCTGATCGCCGATGGCACGCAGAGACGGCTTCTCGAATCCTACGGCGTCAGCATGGATGACAGCGCGTCCAGATAA
- a CDS encoding PAS domain S-box-containing protein/diguanylate cyclase (GGDEF) domain-containing protein yields the protein MHTHSVEKRFLLIICAAVLIFVMPLFGLFFYLSAERTLNERMERIDLTMLTNAQALGKPLWDFDIDSARKVAAAIAAGGEIEAVHVRDTSGSIAISVPTNGTKHGVATRRFSTPINYASVDGEKHVGTLEVEVDGGGLISTIGPRDISFMFIFVFAVAIVFLASVIANRVIVIRPLLRLIDAVVQTRRSGYRQRVDWYSRDEMGMLADNFNEMQSELAHEESALKAAHALVQAVYNKTPAMLYMIDADGRIAAVSDYWMFATGYTRDEVTGRHFTDFLARGETWRPGLHAQNATAPDANTCTIKFQCADSRIIDVLVRETPMGAGAEQTSALCVMTDVTELKEAETRNHIQAITDHLTGLLNRQGFEAALDGKIIEADRRGHQLACLFVDLDRFKWINDNLGHAAGDDVLKEVVSRATAQLRPSDVIARLGGDEFAILISAPDAEAIARGVSSRIKSIFAAPFTPEGASVTLSASIGIALYPRHASCAAELLQKSDLAMYARKRNGKNGTEVFDDSMADSARERAELERYINEALENDWFDAWLQPICDLETGRPTNFEALMRLRHPAHGVLPPAKIIAVAEENGTIEAIGNVILRKAVEYLARISTIPGLESARMSINFSPLQLNADLLARMSDILMKSGIQPSRIVLEITEAVLMRNNPEINMVLRGLRDCGMSIALDDFGTGYSSLSYLHRFPVNIVKVDRSFVASLHPDSAIERDKPYLLIQGINTIAQHLNCKVVAEGIETPSQREILKDMGIQFGQGYLFSRPLSIDDIEQLYNPTGERLSGRA from the coding sequence ATGCACACCCACTCCGTGGAAAAACGATTTTTGTTGATCATCTGCGCAGCGGTGCTCATCTTCGTGATGCCGCTGTTCGGGCTGTTCTTCTATCTGTCTGCTGAGCGAACCTTGAACGAACGCATGGAGAGGATCGACCTCACGATGCTGACCAATGCTCAGGCGCTCGGCAAGCCGCTCTGGGACTTCGATATCGACAGTGCGAGGAAGGTCGCCGCCGCGATTGCCGCAGGCGGCGAGATCGAAGCCGTCCACGTCCGCGACACCTCCGGATCGATCGCCATCAGCGTCCCGACCAACGGCACCAAGCACGGCGTTGCCACGCGGCGCTTCTCCACTCCGATCAATTATGCCTCGGTCGACGGCGAGAAGCATGTCGGCACACTGGAGGTGGAAGTCGACGGTGGGGGCCTGATTTCCACGATCGGCCCGCGCGACATCAGCTTCATGTTCATCTTTGTCTTCGCGGTGGCCATCGTCTTCCTCGCCTCCGTGATCGCCAACCGCGTGATTGTCATCCGTCCCCTGCTTCGGCTGATCGACGCGGTGGTGCAGACGCGCCGCAGTGGCTATCGCCAGCGCGTTGACTGGTACTCACGCGACGAGATGGGCATGCTGGCCGACAACTTCAACGAAATGCAAAGCGAACTCGCCCACGAGGAAAGCGCGTTGAAGGCCGCACACGCCCTGGTCCAGGCGGTCTATAACAAGACGCCCGCCATGCTCTACATGATCGATGCCGACGGGCGGATTGCCGCCGTGTCCGATTACTGGATGTTCGCCACGGGCTACACGCGGGATGAGGTAACCGGCCGTCACTTCACCGATTTCCTTGCTCGTGGAGAAACGTGGCGTCCGGGACTGCATGCGCAGAATGCGACCGCGCCCGACGCCAATACATGCACGATCAAGTTCCAATGCGCCGACAGCCGTATCATCGATGTTCTAGTCCGCGAGACGCCGATGGGCGCAGGCGCCGAACAGACCAGTGCGCTCTGCGTGATGACGGACGTGACGGAACTGAAGGAAGCCGAGACGCGAAACCACATCCAGGCGATCACAGACCACCTGACCGGCCTCCTCAACCGTCAGGGCTTCGAAGCCGCGCTCGATGGCAAGATCATCGAGGCCGACAGGCGCGGCCACCAGCTCGCCTGCCTCTTCGTCGATCTCGACCGCTTCAAGTGGATCAACGACAATCTGGGCCACGCTGCCGGCGACGACGTCCTGAAGGAAGTGGTCAGCCGCGCCACCGCCCAGCTGCGCCCCTCGGACGTGATCGCCCGCCTGGGCGGCGACGAATTCGCGATCCTCATCTCGGCCCCGGACGCCGAAGCCATTGCCCGCGGCGTCTCCAGCCGCATCAAGTCCATCTTCGCTGCGCCCTTTACGCCGGAAGGCGCCAGCGTCACCCTCAGCGCCAGCATCGGCATCGCGCTTTACCCCCGGCATGCCTCCTGCGCCGCCGAACTCCTGCAAAAGTCGGATCTGGCCATGTATGCGCGCAAGCGCAACGGCAAGAACGGCACCGAAGTCTTCGACGATTCCATGGCCGACAGCGCCCGCGAACGCGCCGAACTGGAGCGCTACATCAACGAAGCGCTTGAAAACGACTGGTTCGACGCATGGCTGCAACCGATCTGCGATCTCGAGACCGGTCGCCCGACGAACTTCGAAGCCCTGATGCGGCTGCGCCACCCAGCGCACGGCGTCCTGCCGCCTGCAAAGATCATCGCGGTGGCCGAGGAGAACGGCACGATCGAGGCGATCGGCAATGTGATTCTCCGGAAGGCCGTTGAATATCTGGCGCGCATCAGCACCATTCCCGGCCTCGAGAGTGCTCGTATGTCGATCAACTTCTCGCCGCTGCAGCTCAATGCCGACCTCCTGGCGCGCATGTCCGATATCCTCATGAAATCCGGCATCCAGCCATCGCGTATCGTGCTCGAGATTACCGAAGCGGTGTTGATGCGCAATAATCCGGAAATCAACATGGTGCTGCGGGGGCTGCGCGATTGCGGCATGTCGATCGCGCTCGACGACTTCGGCACGGGTTATTCGTCGCTCAGCTACCTGCACCGTTTCCCGGTGAATATCGTCAAGGTGGATCGTTCCTTCGTCGCCTCGCTTCATCCGGACAGCGCCATCGAACGCGACAAGCCTTACCTCCTGATCCAGGGCATCAACACGATCGCCCAGCACCTGAACTGCAAGGTGGTGGCCGAAGGCATCGAGACGCCGAGCCAGCGGGAAATACTGAAGGATATGGGCATCCAGTTCGGCCAGGGCTATCTGTTCTCGCGACCGCTCAGCATCGATGACATCGAACAGCTTTACAATCCGACAGGCGAACGTCTGTCCGGACGCGCCTGA
- a CDS encoding large subunit ribosomal protein L25: protein MSHASYELKAEKRERVGKGSSRELRRNGLIPAVIYGDKQAPISIALSTNEVTKKIHAGGFMTTIATIDVGGEKISVLPKDYQLDPVRDFTMHVDFLRVSGNTQVTVAVPVHFINHEKSPGLKIGGTLNVVRHEVEFHCPANAIPEAITADLTGFKIGEGVHISHIKLPAGVTPVITDRDFTIATIATPAGGVQEEGEAEA, encoded by the coding sequence ATGAGCCACGCTTCGTACGAGCTCAAGGCCGAAAAGCGCGAACGGGTTGGTAAGGGGTCCTCCCGCGAACTGCGCCGCAACGGTCTTATCCCAGCAGTTATCTATGGCGACAAGCAGGCCCCGATTTCGATCGCTCTGTCGACCAATGAAGTCACGAAGAAGATCCACGCTGGCGGTTTCATGACCACCATCGCAACGATCGACGTCGGCGGCGAGAAGATCTCGGTTCTCCCGAAGGATTACCAGCTCGACCCGGTCCGCGACTTCACCATGCATGTCGACTTCCTCCGCGTCTCGGGCAACACCCAGGTCACGGTTGCCGTTCCGGTTCACTTCATCAATCACGAGAAGTCCCCGGGCCTCAAGATCGGCGGCACGCTGAACGTCGTTCGCCATGAAGTTGAATTCCATTGCCCGGCAAACGCCATTCCGGAAGCCATCACGGCTGACCTGACCGGCTTCAAGATCGGCGAAGGCGTTCACATCTCGCACATCAAGCTTCCGGCAGGCGTTACGCCCGTCATCACCGACCGCGACTTCACGATCGCCACGATCGCGACCCCGGCCGGCGGCGTCCAGGAAGAAGGCGAAGCCGAAGCCTGA
- a CDS encoding regulatory protein, Fis family: MTQHADKVYSLARKSSQAASSPVAASWLRCMNVHKLSPDQILSPARLTDQEFRDATERSRVMVEEARDELDRLFTMAGRSGHALLLTDGNGVVLDRRGTAGDEKDFRGVGLWSGTVWSEASVGTNGIGTALADQRAATVSRDQHFLSSNTGLSCTAAPIRDHTARISGVLDFSTCRDDANELTMTMLSHAVRDAALRIEGNLFRRAFPMARIVMVGSGYGALLAVDRDDIVLGATRGARQALGLDDSRLAAGIPAADLLNESEPTRSADLLEAERSALRRAINRNGGNMSRTAEALGISRATLHRKVKRLGLS, encoded by the coding sequence ATGACCCAACATGCAGACAAGGTCTATTCATTGGCGCGCAAGTCTTCGCAGGCTGCGAGTTCGCCGGTTGCCGCCTCGTGGCTTCGATGCATGAATGTGCACAAGCTGAGCCCCGACCAGATCCTTTCCCCCGCACGCCTGACTGATCAGGAGTTTCGTGACGCCACGGAGCGGTCCCGGGTGATGGTCGAAGAGGCGAGGGACGAGCTCGACCGGCTGTTCACCATGGCCGGCCGCTCCGGTCACGCGCTTTTGCTGACGGACGGAAACGGGGTCGTTCTCGACCGGCGTGGAACGGCGGGCGACGAGAAGGATTTTCGCGGTGTCGGCCTCTGGTCCGGAACGGTCTGGAGCGAGGCGAGCGTGGGTACCAACGGTATCGGCACGGCGCTGGCCGACCAGCGTGCCGCAACCGTCAGCCGCGACCAGCATTTCCTTTCTTCCAATACCGGCCTGAGCTGCACCGCTGCCCCGATCCGCGATCACACGGCGCGCATTTCCGGTGTGCTGGATTTCTCGACCTGTCGCGACGATGCCAATGAGCTCACGATGACCATGCTGTCCCATGCCGTGCGCGACGCGGCGCTGCGCATCGAGGGCAATCTCTTCCGCCGCGCTTTCCCGATGGCCCGCATCGTCATGGTTGGCAGCGGCTATGGCGCACTGCTGGCCGTGGATCGCGACGATATCGTCCTTGGTGCAACGCGCGGTGCGCGCCAGGCGCTCGGGCTCGACGATAGCCGGCTTGCGGCCGGCATTCCGGCGGCAGATCTGCTCAACGAAAGCGAACCGACGCGGTCGGCCGATCTGCTGGAGGCCGAGCGTTCGGCCCTTCGCCGAGCGATCAACCGCAATGGCGGCAACATGTCGCGTACCGCCGAAGCGCTCGGCATCAGCCGTGCGACGCTCCATCGCAAGGTCAAGCGGCTGGGCCTGAGCTGA
- a CDS encoding ribose-phosphate pyrophosphokinase, with amino-acid sequence MKVFAGNSNRLLAEAICNYLKVPMGKATVRRFADQEIFVELQENVRGEDIFVVQSTSFPANDHLMELLIMIDAFRRSSARRITAVLPYFGYARQDRRASGRTPISAKLVANLITEAGADRVLTLDLHAGQIQGFFDIPTDNLFAAPILARDIKDHYDLQNVMVVSPDVGGVVRARALAKRLDCLLAIVDKRRDRPGESEVMNIIGDVTGKDCILIDDIVDSGGTLCNAAEALLKNGATSVTAYITHGVLSGGAVARVSSSKLKELVITDTIQPTTAVQSAHNIRVITSAPLLGEAINRTSMEASVSSLFD; translated from the coding sequence ATGAAGGTTTTCGCAGGGAACTCGAACCGGCTTCTGGCCGAAGCGATCTGCAACTATCTCAAAGTTCCCATGGGAAAGGCCACGGTTCGGCGCTTTGCTGACCAGGAAATTTTCGTTGAACTTCAGGAAAACGTGCGCGGCGAAGATATTTTTGTCGTCCAGTCCACCTCCTTCCCGGCCAACGACCACCTGATGGAACTGTTGATCATGATCGACGCGTTCCGTCGCTCCTCCGCCCGCCGCATCACCGCCGTGCTCCCCTATTTCGGCTATGCCCGCCAGGACCGTCGCGCCTCTGGCCGCACGCCGATTTCGGCCAAGCTGGTTGCCAACCTGATCACCGAAGCCGGTGCCGACCGCGTGCTCACGCTCGACCTGCATGCCGGCCAGATCCAGGGCTTCTTCGACATCCCGACGGACAACCTGTTCGCCGCCCCGATCCTCGCCCGCGACATCAAGGACCACTACGACCTGCAGAACGTCATGGTCGTCTCCCCTGACGTCGGCGGCGTTGTGCGCGCCCGTGCGCTGGCAAAGCGCCTCGACTGTCTGCTGGCCATTGTTGACAAGCGCCGCGATCGTCCGGGCGAATCCGAAGTCATGAACATCATTGGCGACGTCACCGGCAAGGATTGCATTCTCATCGACGATATCGTGGACTCGGGCGGCACGCTCTGCAACGCAGCGGAAGCCCTCCTGAAGAACGGCGCGACCAGCGTGACGGCCTATATCACACACGGCGTTCTCTCCGGCGGTGCCGTTGCCCGCGTCAGCTCCTCGAAGCTGAAGGAACTGGTGATCACCGACACGATCCAGCCGACGACGGCCGTGCAGTCCGCGCACAATATCCGTGTGATCACGTCGGCGCCGCTCCTCGGCGAAGCGATCAACCGCACCAGCATGGAAGCCTCGGTCTCGAGCCTCTTCGACTGA
- a CDS encoding Xaa-Pro dipeptidase, with protein sequence MAMHFSEREYTQRMDRLTAQMREDNLDAILLFAQESMYWLTGYDTFGYCFFQTLIVKADGSKVLLTRSADLRQARHTSNISDIRIWVDRANADPSVDLKELLNELDLLGCRVGVEYDTHGMTGRTAHLVDRQLMNFCEIIDASLLVGKLRLIKSEAEVACATEAARLADAALDEAIRLTRAGTDEAEILAAMQGAILAGGGDYPANEFIIGSGADALLCRYKAGRRTLSERDQLTLEWAGVSAHYHAAMMRTIVIGEPEPRQIELFDACREAIEAIELVLRPGNTFGTVFDVHARVMDERGLARHRLNACGYSLGARFSPSWMEQQMFQAGNAQEIEPSMTLFVHMIIMDSESGFAMTLGQTYLTTEDAPKPLSRHPLALLTA encoded by the coding sequence ATGGCAATGCATTTCTCTGAACGGGAATATACGCAGCGGATGGACCGGCTGACAGCGCAGATGCGCGAGGACAATCTCGATGCGATCCTGCTCTTTGCTCAGGAAAGCATGTACTGGCTGACCGGCTACGACACATTCGGCTATTGCTTCTTCCAGACGCTCATCGTCAAGGCGGATGGGTCGAAGGTCCTGCTGACCCGCTCGGCCGATCTCCGTCAGGCCCGCCACACGTCCAACATTTCCGATATCCGGATCTGGGTCGACCGCGCCAATGCCGATCCGTCCGTCGACCTCAAGGAACTGCTCAACGAACTCGATCTGCTGGGTTGCCGCGTCGGCGTCGAATACGACACGCATGGCATGACAGGCCGCACGGCCCATCTCGTCGACCGCCAGTTGATGAATTTCTGCGAGATCATCGACGCCTCGTTGCTGGTCGGCAAACTCCGGCTGATCAAGAGCGAGGCGGAAGTTGCCTGCGCGACGGAAGCGGCACGCCTTGCAGATGCTGCGCTCGACGAGGCGATCCGCCTGACCCGCGCCGGCACGGACGAAGCGGAGATCCTGGCTGCCATGCAGGGCGCGATCCTTGCCGGCGGCGGCGACTATCCGGCCAACGAGTTCATCATCGGCTCCGGCGCGGACGCACTTCTGTGCCGCTACAAGGCCGGCCGCCGCACACTTTCGGAACGCGACCAGCTTACCCTCGAATGGGCGGGCGTGTCGGCCCATTATCATGCCGCCATGATGCGCACGATCGTCATCGGCGAACCGGAGCCCCGCCAGATCGAACTCTTCGACGCCTGCCGCGAGGCGATCGAGGCGATCGAACTCGTCCTGCGCCCGGGCAACACATTCGGCACGGTTTTCGATGTCCATGCCCGCGTGATGGATGAACGCGGCCTCGCCCGGCACCGGCTGAATGCCTGCGGCTATTCGCTGGGTGCACGCTTCTCGCCCTCCTGGATGGAGCAGCAGATGTTCCAGGCCGGCAATGCGCAGGAGATCGAACCGTCCATGACGCTCTTCGTCCACATGATCATCATGGATTCCGAATCAGGTTTCGCCATGACCCTGGGTCAGACCTATCTGACGACCGAAGACGCGCCAAAACCGCTCTCGCGCCATCCGCTGGCGCTGCTGACCGCCTGA
- a CDS encoding SAM-dependent methyltransferase, MidA family, whose amino-acid sequence MTTPLAEKIKAFIRANGPISVTDYFALCLADPEHGYYKTREPFGAAGDFTTAPEISQLFGEMVGIFLVQAWKAHGAPSEFHLAEIGPGRGTMMADIIRVIKKLAPDMFEAAQFHLIETSERLRKVQAQTLVADKWKISWHDGFDGIPPGPLLLAANELFDAIPIRQFVKTPTGFRERMVGLDAEGELTFAAGMAGVDPALLPGPPGLQPMGAIAEFAPARLAVMQALCQRLLEGGGSALIIDYGHVASGYGDTLQAIRAHQFDPPLAHPGEADLTSHVDFEALAKTAHLSGLHVNGVMHQGDFLAGLGIYERAEALSRGKPPLAAEDITTAVDRLAGAGAGKMGELFKALAVSSSHVELEPFIGRRAHSGDVADD is encoded by the coding sequence ATGACCACGCCGCTTGCGGAAAAGATCAAGGCCTTCATCCGGGCCAACGGACCGATCAGCGTGACGGACTACTTCGCGCTCTGCCTGGCAGATCCGGAACACGGCTATTACAAGACACGCGAGCCCTTCGGCGCGGCCGGCGATTTCACGACGGCGCCGGAGATCAGCCAGCTGTTCGGCGAAATGGTCGGGATTTTCCTGGTGCAGGCCTGGAAGGCGCATGGCGCGCCTTCGGAGTTTCACCTCGCCGAAATCGGGCCTGGCCGAGGAACCATGATGGCCGACATCATCCGGGTCATCAAGAAGCTCGCCCCCGATATGTTTGAGGCCGCGCAGTTCCACCTGATCGAAACCAGCGAACGCCTGCGCAAGGTGCAGGCGCAGACGCTGGTGGCCGACAAGTGGAAGATCAGCTGGCATGACGGCTTTGACGGCATCCCGCCGGGCCCTCTCCTGCTGGCCGCGAACGAGCTCTTCGACGCGATCCCGATCCGCCAGTTCGTGAAGACGCCGACCGGATTTCGGGAGCGCATGGTGGGTCTCGATGCCGAGGGCGAACTGACCTTCGCGGCCGGCATGGCGGGCGTCGATCCCGCCCTCCTGCCCGGGCCGCCCGGCCTGCAGCCGATGGGCGCCATCGCCGAGTTCGCCCCTGCCCGCCTTGCCGTCATGCAGGCGCTCTGCCAGAGGCTCCTCGAAGGCGGCGGTTCGGCGCTGATCATCGACTACGGCCATGTCGCCTCCGGTTATGGCGACACATTGCAGGCGATCCGCGCCCACCAGTTCGACCCGCCGCTCGCTCATCCGGGCGAAGCGGACCTGACAAGCCATGTCGATTTCGAGGCGCTGGCCAAGACGGCGCATCTCTCCGGCCTGCATGTCAACGGCGTCATGCATCAGGGCGATTTCCTCGCGGGGCTGGGCATTTACGAGCGCGCCGAAGCGCTTTCACGCGGCAAGCCCCCCCTTGCGGCAGAGGACATTACCACCGCCGTCGACCGTCTCGCCGGCGCCGGTGCCGGCAAGATGGGGGAACTCTTCAAGGCTCTTGCCGTTTCTTCCAGCCATGTGGAACTCGAACCCTTCATCGGGCGGCGCGCCCATTCCGGCGACGTGGCAGACGATTGA
- a CDS encoding phosphatidylglycerol:prolipoprotein diacylglycerol transferase — protein sequence MAAIAFPGFNPIAFELGPLKVHWYGIGYVVSIMLGWFYARRLIANGNLWRGGQAPINAQQLDDFVLYAAIGIVVGGRVGYALFYDLPNVIADPMRFFRVYDGGMSFHGGFLGTTIAMILFARVHKIAVWSLFDIVSIVAPIGLGIVRVANFINGELWGRVTDVPWAVIFPTGGPFPRHPSQLYEAGLEGIVLLSVLSLLAYGPKLLKIPGFITGFFVCGYGLSRITGEFFREPDAQLGYLYGGWLTMGMLLSLPMVAAGLWAIWRARRAAARLPQGDAAIP from the coding sequence ATGGCGGCCATCGCCTTTCCCGGCTTCAACCCGATCGCCTTCGAATTGGGGCCGCTCAAGGTGCATTGGTACGGCATCGGCTATGTCGTATCCATCATGCTCGGCTGGTTCTATGCCCGCCGCCTGATCGCCAATGGCAATCTGTGGCGCGGCGGACAGGCGCCGATCAACGCTCAACAACTCGATGACTTCGTGCTTTACGCGGCCATCGGCATCGTGGTCGGCGGCCGCGTCGGCTATGCGCTTTTCTACGACCTGCCGAACGTCATCGCCGATCCGATGCGCTTCTTCCGCGTCTATGACGGCGGCATGTCCTTCCACGGCGGCTTTCTCGGCACGACGATCGCCATGATCCTCTTTGCCCGTGTCCACAAGATCGCCGTCTGGAGCCTGTTCGACATCGTCTCCATCGTCGCCCCCATCGGGCTCGGCATCGTGCGCGTCGCCAATTTCATCAATGGCGAGCTGTGGGGCCGGGTGACCGACGTTCCCTGGGCGGTGATCTTTCCGACCGGAGGCCCATTCCCCCGCCATCCAAGCCAGCTTTACGAGGCCGGCCTGGAAGGGATCGTGCTCCTTTCCGTGCTCAGCCTCCTGGCTTACGGTCCCAAGCTCCTGAAGATCCCGGGTTTCATCACCGGCTTCTTCGTGTGCGGCTACGGGCTTAGCCGCATCACCGGCGAATTCTTCCGCGAACCGGATGCGCAGCTTGGCTATCTCTATGGAGGATGGCTGACGATGGGCATGCTGCTCTCGCTGCCCATGGTCGCCGCCGGCCTCTGGGCCATCTGGCGCGCGCGCCGCGCGGCGGCAAGGCTTCCTCAGGGAGACGCAGCGATCCCATGA
- a CDS encoding BMFP domain-containing protein YqiC — protein sequence MSTGPNRIFDDFAKLMTDAAGAAQGLRQEAETAFRAQAERFMNSMDLVKREEFEAVREMAVKAREENDALAARIAELEAKLAAKKS from the coding sequence ATGTCCACGGGACCGAACCGCATTTTTGACGATTTCGCCAAGCTGATGACGGATGCAGCCGGCGCTGCGCAGGGCCTGCGTCAGGAAGCCGAAACCGCGTTTCGGGCGCAAGCGGAACGGTTCATGAATTCGATGGACCTCGTCAAGCGCGAGGAGTTTGAAGCCGTGCGCGAGATGGCCGTGAAGGCGCGCGAGGAAAACGATGCGCTGGCGGCGCGCATCGCCGAGCTTGAGGCGAAGCTGGCCGCGAAGAAAAGCTGA